One Elephas maximus indicus isolate mEleMax1 chromosome X, mEleMax1 primary haplotype, whole genome shotgun sequence DNA segment encodes these proteins:
- the POU3F4 gene encoding POU domain, class 3, transcription factor 4, producing MATAASNPYSILSSSSLVHADSAGMQQGSPFRNPQKLLQSDYLQGVPSNGHPLGHHWVTSLSDGGPWSSTLATSPLDQQDVKPGREDLQLGAIIHHRSPHVAHHSPHTNHPNAWGASPAPNPSITSSGQPLNVYSQPGFTVSGMLEHGGLTPPPASASAQSLHPVLREPPDHGDLGSHHCQDHSDEETPTSDELEQFAKQFKQRRIKLGFTQADVGLALGTLYGNVFSQTTICRFEALQLSFKNMCKLKPLLNKWLEEADSSTGSPTSIDKIAAQGRKRKKRTSIEVSVKGVLETHFLKCPKPAAQEISSLADSLQLEKEVVRVWFCNRRQKEKRMTPPGDQQPHEVYSHTVKTDTSCHDL from the coding sequence ATGGCCACAGCTGCCTCGAATCCCTACAGCATTCTCAGTTCCAGCTCCTTGGTCCATGCGGACTCTGCGGGCATGCAGCAGGGGAGTCCTTTCCGCAACCCTCAGAAACTTCTACAAAGTGATTACTTGCAGGGAGTTCCCAGCAATGGGCATCCCCTCGGGCATCACTGGGTGACCAGTCTGAGCGATGGGGGCCCGTGGTCTTCCACGCTGGCCACCAGCCCACTGGACCAACAGGACGTGAAGCCCGGGCGCGAAGACTTGCAACTGGGTGCGATCATCCATCACCGCTCGCCTCACGTCGCCCACCACTCACCGCACACTAACCACCCCAACGCCTGGGGAGCGAGCCCGGCTCCGAACCCATCCATCACATCGAGTGGCCAACCCCTCAACGTGTACTCGCAGCCGGGTTTCACCGTGAGCGGCATGCTGGAGCACGGGGGGCTCACCCCACCACCGGCCTCTGCCTCCGCACAGAGCCTACACCCAGTGCTCCGGGAGCCCCCAGACCACGGCGACCTGGGTTCCCACCACTGCCAGGACCATTCAGACGAAGAGACGCCAACCTCGGATGAGTTGGAACAATTTGCCAAACAGTTCAAACAAAGAAGAATTAAGTTGGGCTTCACGCAGGCCGACGTTGGTCTGGCGCTGGGCACACTCTATGGCAACGTTTTCTCGCAGACCACCATCTGCAGGTTCGAGGCCTTGCAACTGAGCTTCAAGAACATGTGCAAGCTGAAGCCACTGCTGAACAAGTGGCTGGAGGAGGCTGATTCGTCAACTGGGAGCCCGACCAGCATTGACAAGATCGCCGCGCAGGGCCGTAAGCGCAAGAAGCGAACCTCCATCGAGGTGAGTGTCAAGGGCGTGCTGGAGACCCATTTCCTCAAGTGTCCCAAGCCTGCCGCGCAGGAGATCTCCTCGCTGGCAGACAGCCTCCAGTTGGAGAAAGAAGTGGTGCGTGTCTGGTTTTGTAAtcgaagacaaaaagaaaaaagaatgactcCGCCAGGGGATCAGCAGCCGCATGAGGTTTATTCGCACACGGTGAAAACAGACACGTCCTGCCACGATCTCTGA